Part of the Woronichinia naegeliana WA131 genome, TCTCTATAGCTATCCTGAGCTTCTACATCTGCTTTTGATGCAATTGTTCCCACCTTTAGACACCTCATTCCTATTGACTTTAAAAATTTTCTGACTTGCGTTGGACTTCTTTTTATTCCCGTTAATTCTTCTATTCTTTTTACTGCTTCATTTATTGTTGCTGGTGGATTTGACTCAAAATATGCCTCAATTGTCCCTTGATGCTCTGTTAACTCACTTTTCGGGCGATTAAATTTTATTTCTTTTAGTTTTTCTATCCCGCCCTCTTGATAATCACGGATATAGCTTGTCACCGTATTTACTGAAACTCCTGCGAATTGAGCAATTTTTTGATGAGATAATCCCTGACTTTTTAACCATAAAACTTCCATCTTTAGCTGTACTCTAGGATGCGGGTGATTAAACCGACCGTAAGACAACAGTCTTTTGTCTTCTTCCGTAAATTCTAACTTAATCATTTCTCAGCCTCTTGACTACTTTTTCTATTTTTACTATATTATCTCTTATTTTTAAAATTCGCAACTTGTGACCGTGTTCAGTATAACTGTATTCAATTCCTTGCCAGTTCTGAGCGACCGCTTGTTTAAACCAATCCCTAACTTGTTTATTAAGTTTGCCCTGATTTCCTTTGAGAGCCAATACATAGTCACCTTCACCTTGCTTTATTTGTTTTGCGATTTCTGTCTGCGTTCCCATTGCATCTAGGGTTACTACTGCCCCCTTGATGTTAAGTAACTTCAGTAACAAGGGGACTGCTTTTATTTCATTAGATTTACTATCTACTTTCTTTTGCGCTAACATCAGTCCCCGCTCACTACTCCACGCACTTATGCTGTGTAACGCATTTAGTCCTTTTTCCCTATCATAAGAACCTCTTTTCGTTTTTCCATCTATCTGTATCAGCTCTATGTCCATTTTCTCCGTTAGACTGCTTATCCAGCTCAGAAAACTTTTTTCTAGTTCTTCTGTTTCCAACATTCCAAATACTCTTCCAAAGGTATCGTGAGAGGGAATTCCCTTTGGTAACTCTAGAAACATTTCTAGCCATTCTCGTTTGGCTTTGCCATAGGCTTCAATTGCTACGAAGCCATCTGCCCCTGACAATACTGCCAATATTCCTATGGTGACAATTGCTGTTAAGTTATGGTCTTGCCTTCTCCCTGTTCTCGGTTCTTTTAGGCACTGAAAATGTTTCAGTATGCTTCTTTTGATAATTTTGACTTCTTTTTCTTGTTGTGGGGTTAGAACTCTTGCGCCGAAGCCTTTTGCCATCTTTGACCTCACTCACTTACTTTTTTTAAATAATAGCCTTTTCTTCTCTTAGATGACTGCTTCTTTTTTACACTATATTTCTCTCTTTTTGTCTGTATTTTTTGTAACAAATAAGATGCGATTACCCTGGGTAAACCGACCGCCATTCCCACTCTGCTTTGGGTCTTTCAGTCTTTTCTGTTTATCCGTTGGTTAGAGATTGACGGCATTCAAACTATCGTTAATTTGACCTCCAAACACAAACATATTCTTTCCTTTCTTGGCTCTTCATGTCAAAAGTACTACTTTGTCTCTTGACTTACCTGCGGAATGTGGGCTAAAATTGCACTCTCATAGGCTTGGCAGATATCATTCACTTTTTCCCCAAAATTTGGGTCAGGGGGTAGGGCTGATTCATTCTCTGGTTTGATTCCTTTTTTGTCTCTCTTCAATCGCTTATGGGGTAAGCAAAGTAAGGTATTTTTAAAAATTTTCAGATATTTATTCTGAGAAATCGCCTTAAAACCTTGCCAGATAAGGATTTGATTGATTGAGATTTGTTAGAATGAATCAGCCCTAAGGGGGGGGATTCAGCCAGTATCCTGACTGATGGGGTTTAATATCTGCCATTGGTGTCAACTTAAGCCAAAATGCCTACTCACAAAAGATTAGCCTAAAAGCAGGCGGAAGTAAGAGTAGGCTGAAAAAAAGGTTAGTATATAAAAAAGTGAGCAAAAAACAAATGGCAAGACAACATCCTCGGAGAAAAGGAAACCCAGACTTACGTCGTAAGACAAATCAGCCAGGGGTAGAAATCCCTGAAATAACAAAAGAGTTGTTTGAATTACTAGAACCCACAATGTTTACACCATTAAAATATTTACAGGGAACTGGACAGTGGGAAGTTTATGGATGCCAGATAAGGTAATGACTATGCGACGAAAGTAAGCATATCAGGGCTTGGGGAAGAGGCAAGTTTAGCGGTAAGGAATTTAGGCAAAAGCAGACTGGGTGGACTTTGAGGAAAAATCATTTGGGCTTGATGTTGAAGGGCTAGTTGAGCAATCCGTTCACTAGGGTAGCCATGGGATGGTAATGTCCGAAACCATCGAGGAAAATTAGCCCAAATCCCCTGGGGTAACTCTAAGGCGAGAATTTGAAGTAGCCCTAAAGCAATGGCATTAAGGTTAACAAAACGCTCAAAGGCTTCTACCTTGTTTAAAATCTGAGTCTGAACAGCTTGTGGATAGTCACTGAGGATAAGATTGCTGGGCCAGGTAGGTAAAGTAGGAAGACTCTTAAGCCAAAAACGATAGGCAAAGCTGCCCAAAAGATGGACTAATTGACGAAAAGTGACTTCAATCTTAAATCGGAGACCGTAAGCGGCAATAATCTCAGGTCCAGTCAAACAGAGATCAGTAGAAAGCAGAATCAGTCGTCGTCCGTTAGGCAATTGGGTCAGAACAAACTTGACGAGCTGATGGGGACTATCCCAGTGGAACTCAAAGCACTGATAAGAAACCGTGACTTGTTGACCATAGAGCCAGACTTTAGCTGTCGGAAAGTCCGCCGCCAGAGCGAACAGCTTTTCTAGTTTTATCGAACTCCCCCAAATCCGTGGTCGTCCTCTCCCCGTCAGCGTCGGCACGGAACAAAAGGGGGCATAGGCGACGGTGGAGCAACGCACTCTTGTGATTAGATGCAAGGCGTTCTGGCGAAAACTTTTGAGCACTGGTTCGCAAGCAAAATAAGCATCCAAAATTACATAACTCCCTGCCTCTGCGTAAGTAACACAAAGGTCAGCCATTTTTGTCACCAGGCTCGTCTTCACCTTTTTTTTGCCTTTTCCCTCCCCCTTCTCGGTTGCTTTGGACTTGATGCCATCGTCTAGCCGCAACACTAAGGGCAAGGCAAAGCAGGCTTTCCCTACTCCCACCAAAATACTCAAGGCATTGAAGTAATGACCCCTTATCCACTCTGGCTTGGACACATCTTCCGATTCTTGGTGTAGTCGTTTTACACCTGGCATCTTGCGTCCTTCTTTCCCCACTTTGATGCCATCACCCACATACACCCGTTTCCCTTTAATTCTGTATAGACTTTCATGCTGACTTAGCCACTTTGACCATTGTAAAGTTAGTCCTTCGACGCTAAACGCCTTGGAATCAAACCAATGTAGAGCCTGATTGTAGTAGCTCTCTGTTCAGCCAATGGCATTGACATAGCTAGTTATTGCGCTGGGTTGGCTGTTGAGCACTACTCCCCAGACTAACAGGATAAACCATTGGAACGTTGCTTCTCGGCTAAAGGCTGGACGGAGATTATTGAGGATTTGCTCTAGTCGCTGACATAGTTGCATAATTGATAGATAGCACTGGCTATCGATTTTCTTATATCAGCCAGTTTCGGACATAACGGCACTCTTTTGTATCGGATGTCCGATTTTCTTTTCTCCACTTACACGCCTCGAGAACTTCCCACTGTCCAGTTACAGGGAACTCATGAGAAAATGATGAGAGATAGGGTGCTAAATTTACCAGTAATGGTGGCATTAGTGTTAAGTATAGTGTATCGTCAAATAGTGGGTATAAGTGCATTGGTGTCAACTTAAGCCAAAATGCCTACTCACAAAAGATTAGCCTAAAAGCAGGCGGAAGTAAGAGTAGGCTGAAAAAAAGGTTAGTATATAAAAAAGTGAGCAAAAAACAAATGGCAAGACAACATCCTCGGAGAAAAGGAAACCCAGACTTACGTCGTAAGACAAATCAGCCAGGGGTAGAAATCCCTGAAATAACAAAAGAGTTGTTTGAATTACTAGAACCCACAATGTTTACACCATTAAAATATTTACAGGGAACTCATGAGAAAATGATGAGAGATAGGGTGCTAAATTTACCAGTAATGGTGGCATTAGTGTTAAGTATAGTGTATCGTCAAATAGCGGGTATAAGTGAAGCGGTAAGACTGTTAGAGGAAGAGGGATTGCTATGGGTAGCATCATTAAAAGTAAGCAAACAGGCAGTATCAAAAAGAATGATGAATGTGCCAGCCGAAATATTTGCAATATTACTAAAAGGAGTGTTAGAAAAAGCAGCCGAAAAAGGGAAGAAGCTCCAAGTAGGAGAAAAATGGGAAAAAATAAGAGAAAAGTTTAGTGCAGTGTGGATAGCAGATGGCTAAACGCTAGAGCAGATAAGGAAAAATATGAAAATAAGTAAAGAAGAAAAGAGTAAATTGGGGGGTAAAATAATGATGGTAGTGGAAGCCTTTACCCAAAGACCCGTTACTTTATGGTACACAGAAAATGATAAATCAAATGATAAAATATGGTGTGAAGAATTGGCAGCTAAATTACCAGAAAATGGTTTAATTCTCGTAGATATGGGATTTTTTAGCTTTGTGTGGTTTGATTTGTTAACAGAAGCTAAAAAGTTTTTTCTAACCAGATTTAGAGCGGGTACATCTTACAAAACCAAACAAGTATTGTCTCAAGGTAGTCATTACAGAGATGAGATTATCATTATGGGAAATTACCGTTCTAATCCTTGCAAGCATCCGGTGAGATTAGTCTCAGTATTATAGGGAACAATCTGGTATCAGTATTTAACAAATGTGTTGTCTCCCGAACAACTGTCCGCCGAAGAGGTCTGTGATTTATATCGAAGACGATGGACAATCGAAGAAGCCTTTTTATTAACGAAAAGACTTTTAGGACTAGCCTATTTATGGGTAGGGAATAAGAATGGTGTCCAAATCCAGATTATTTGCACTTTGATTTTCTATACGGTCTTAAATCAATTGGTAGGGGAAGTGGCGATTGCTCTAAATCAACCGAAAGAAAAAATCTCAGTAGAGATGGTGTTTCGGAGTCTATATTATGTAGCGAAGGCTATTGCTAGAGGAGAAAAGCCTGATACAGTAACCTATCTGGCTGAACATGCTAAGTTATTTGGTTTGGTCAAAGCTGAGAGAAAGCGACATCGAGAAAAGGCCGCTCTCAATCAACAAATTTGGGAACCCATTCCTTTAAGTTGACACGGATGAATATCTGCTTCTTCCCATAATCTTCCTACCTGTCGAGGAGATATACTTTCCACTATTCCTTGCTTTACTAATTCCTCGGCTAATTCTCGTCCTGTCCAGTGACTTATCGGACGCTCATAATTCTTTGGGTCATCACAGGCTAATTTGAACAACTTCAAGATTTGTTCGCGTTTAAACTTGGCGGGTGCTCCACTACGTTCAGCATCTTTGATTCTTTCTGTTATTTCTATTTCACTTTTCTGTCCTGCTATCCATCTTTCTCTCCATTGACTTGCCATTTTTCGGCTAATTTTTAATTTTCTAGCAATTTCTCGATTATTTTCTCCCTCATCTGCCAGAAGCACTATTTTTGCCCTTAAGGCAATTTGCTGCTCTGTTGTATGACGATTTATCAGTTTTTCTAGATGTTCTCGTTCTTTTGCTTCCAACTTTAACTCTTTGGGGGCTAATCGGGGCATGACTTTTTCTCCTATATACCTATATTTATCTTTTTATCGGTTGCCTAATAATAGTATCTTAACTTACGCCTTGGACTACTAGCCCTGTCCATGAGAACGATTGTCCACCCCTCAGAGGCACTTGCTTCTTTATTTTTTCCAACTTTTGTGTATAGTTCATCCCCTTCTATTACTAATTTAACAAATTCATTCACTAAGGCGTATAAAAATAATGTCTCTTGTAATCCTGATAATTTCTTTTCCCAATTCAATATTGTTGTTTTCGCGTAGCCAAATACTCGGGCTGCTGCATTCAATCCTATTCCTTCCATTCTGGCTTTTAATACTTTTACAATTTCACTTAATGGGGTTTCTAAGCCAGCGATTACGCTACCATAAGTCTCAGCAAAACAAGAACTACATTCTTGACAAATGAACATTTTACGTTCCCCGTTACCTTTCGTTTGATAATGAGAATGTATTTTTACTTTTTCACTATAGCAATGAGGACAGTTTTTCTTGAATAAGGCATCCTCTTTCTCTTGGCACAAGCCAACATCATTCAGGATTTCCATAGAGCTTTTCTTTACTATTGACATTGTTTTCTGTTTCCTTCTTCTTTGATATAATGACAATAATAATATAATAAAAACGGGCCGATGTCTAGTCTTAAACTATTTTTCTATTTTCTCAAAGCCTTACACCATAACTTTTTCCAACTTTGATCAGACGATACCAGTCCCCCCCCCCCTCGCCCTACTATCTGTTGGGCAATCTTTGTCTGAGTTCCCATGGCATCAATCGTTACGATACAACCTTTGACCTCTAGCATTTTCAGGAGTTTCGGTATCGCCGTGCAGCAATTCTCAGTTTTAGATACAGCAAGCCTTTTAGGGATTTAAAGAACATTTCAAAGGGGGTTTTTGGGGCAATTCTATGTGTACTACCATGTCTGAAAGCCTGAAGACTCGTAAAATGAACTTGTTAATCCCGTTGAATTTTACCCCGTATTACGCGAACTAAAACCTGAAACCCTTGCTACAGGGCAAATTTAGAATTGCTGATCGCCGTGATTTCATTCGATTTGCTTTCCACCTTGCACTGTCCTAGTACTAGACGATTTGCTGTTGCCCATGCACTTACCATCTGAATTGCGCCCTTTCCGTTGGCATTGTCATAGGAGTGGCGAAGGGTTTTGCCGTCAATCGCTATCACTTCTCCCTCACTTACCTCCGCTATACTTTTGACCCAATGCAGAAAACAGTCTTGAAATTGCTCTGGATTCAGACTAGCAAATACACGCGCAAACGTATCGTGGGAGGGGATGCCATTCGGCAATTCCAAAATTTTTTTTAGCCATTGATGTTTAGCCTTGCCGAAACTTTCCATGGCTACCCAACCTTCTGCTCCACAAATGACGGCTAAGATGGCAATCGTTAGAATATCAATGAGTTTATGCCGTTTTGTTCGTTCGATGCGAGGGTCATCTATTTCGGCAAAGTG contains:
- a CDS encoding ISAs1 family transposase, whose product is MAKGFGARVLTPQQEKEVKIIKRSILKHFQCLKEPRTGRRQDHNLTAIVTIGILAVLSGADGFVAIEAYGKAKREWLEMFLELPKGIPSHDTFGRVFGMLETEELEKSFLSWISSLTEKMDIELIQIDGKTKRGSYDREKGLNALHSISAWSSERGLMLAQKKVDSKSNEIKAVPLLLKLLNIKGAVVTLDAMGTQTEIAKQIKQGEGDYVLALKGNQGKLNKQVRDWFKQAVAQNWQGIEYSYTEHGHKLRILKIRDNIVKIEKVVKRLRND
- a CDS encoding transposase, which translates into the protein MYVGDGIKVGKEGRKMPGVKRLHQESEDVSKPEWIRGHYFNALSILVGVGKACFALPLVLRLDDGIKSKATEKGEGKGKKKVKTSLVTKMADLCVTYAEAGSYVILDAYFACEPVLKSFRQNALHLITRVRCSTVAYAPFCSVPTLTGRGRPRIWGSSIKLEKLFALAADFPTAKVWLYGQQVTVSYQCFEFHWDSPHQLVKFVLTQLPNGRRLILLSTDLCLTGPEIIAAYGLRFKIEVTFRQLVHLLGSFAYRFWLKSLPTLPTWPSNLILSDYPQAVQTQILNKVEAFERFVNLNAIALGLLQILALELPQGIWANFPRWFRTLPSHGYPSERIAQLALQHQAQMIFPQSPPSLLLPKFLTAKLASSPSPDMLTFVA
- a CDS encoding helix-turn-helix domain-containing protein, translated to MPRLAPKELKLEAKEREHLEKLINRHTTEQQIALRAKIVLLADEGENNREIARKLKISRKMASQWRERWIAGQKSEIEITERIKDAERSGAPAKFKREQILKLFKLACDDPKNYERPISHWTGRELAEELVKQGIVESISPRQVGRLWEEADIHPCQLKGMGSQIC